The following are from one region of the Paraglaciecola sp. L1A13 genome:
- a CDS encoding purine nucleoside permease: MSFLKHARSAFFVLLSLNAFSTRAADSVATDIIPVKTVVVTMYEDGEAMGDGAGELQLWLERGNFSTQLDFPLGEYDLYLSEDGVLVICVGGGIPNATASIMALGLDPRFDLSKSYWLIAGIAGGDPEDVSLGTAAWAKHIVDGDLIYQVDSREIPKSWPYGIIPLGATEPAEESEDISTGWTLDTVSFDLNSALADWAFAQTKDIKLADSDEIKAFRSLYKTYPNAQKPPFITQGDTLSASKYWHGKYLNQWANDWLKLYGGDSANFMTSNMEDSGTLTSLMRLARINKVDPNRVMVLRTVSNYTMAPADKATSWSITAPYPDGGFPAKDAAYIVGNKVVQTIVNNWGKYENTLPYDAN, encoded by the coding sequence ATGTCGTTTTTAAAACACGCTAGATCTGCCTTTTTTGTTTTGTTATCCCTCAACGCATTTAGCACCCGTGCTGCTGATAGCGTAGCAACTGACATTATCCCCGTTAAAACCGTTGTTGTGACCATGTACGAAGATGGTGAAGCGATGGGTGATGGAGCCGGTGAATTGCAGTTGTGGTTAGAGCGGGGCAACTTTTCAACTCAATTAGACTTTCCGTTGGGGGAGTACGATTTATATCTTAGTGAAGATGGCGTATTGGTCATATGCGTAGGCGGTGGTATTCCCAATGCCACGGCGTCGATTATGGCTCTTGGTCTTGACCCTCGCTTTGACTTAAGCAAATCATATTGGTTAATAGCGGGTATCGCAGGTGGCGACCCTGAAGATGTATCGTTAGGCACGGCTGCTTGGGCTAAGCATATTGTTGATGGTGACTTGATTTATCAAGTGGATTCACGAGAAATACCAAAATCATGGCCTTATGGCATTATTCCATTGGGCGCGACCGAACCTGCTGAAGAGTCAGAAGATATTTCAACGGGATGGACGTTAGACACGGTTTCGTTTGATTTAAACAGTGCGTTAGCTGATTGGGCTTTTGCGCAAACAAAAGATATTAAGCTTGCTGATTCAGACGAAATTAAAGCATTTAGATCCCTATATAAGACTTATCCAAATGCGCAAAAACCGCCCTTTATAACCCAAGGTGATACCTTAAGTGCAAGTAAGTATTGGCATGGCAAGTACCTCAATCAGTGGGCAAATGATTGGTTGAAGTTATACGGTGGTGACTCAGCTAATTTTATGACCAGTAACATGGAAGATTCAGGCACATTAACCTCACTTATGCGTCTAGCCCGTATTAATAAAGTCGACCCTAACCGCGTCATGGTGTTACGCACGGTGAGCAATTATACTATGGCTCCCGCAGATAAGGCGACGAGCTGGAGTATTACCGCTCCTTATCCTGATGGTGGCTTCCCTGCTAAAGACGCAGCTTATATTGTGGGTAATAAGGTCGTGCAAACCATCGTTAATAACTGGGGTAAATACGAAAATACCCTACCTTACGATGCGAACTAG